The Candidatus Acidiferrales bacterium DNA segment GGCTCGCCTCGCCGTAGAAGTCCGGCAGAAAAACGGCTTGAAGGGGTTTCTCCCGGCCAGACTGGAGCGCGAGGGGAACGAGGTCCGCGTGCGGACTTTGTCGTGGCAAGGCTCAGGCGATTTGGTTGCTCTCTCGCGCTCTGACTGCTTCCTTATCTTCCCGGATGACCAGGAGTGCTTGAAGGCTGGCGAGTATGTTACCGTTGTGTTTCTCTTGAATTAGCTGGTGAACCTCGGTCCTGAGCATGCCGCAGGGAAAGGGAATAGGAGAGGAGCTTTGTTCGCGGGGCTCTGGCTGGTGTGCTGCCCGCTTTTCGCTTCGGACAACTTTGACGTCCAGCAAATTGTTTCCTGTTAATATCAGCCGTGCCTTCCCGGCGCTGAAGGCTCGGAAGAATTGACTGAAGAGGAAAGCTCTCATTGGCAAAGTTGACTCACTTTGGCAAAGAGGGAAGCATCCGCATGGTGGACGTAAGCGGAAAGGGGGCCACGCGGCGCTCGGCCCGAGCCCAGGCTTTTGTTCAGATTCGGCCCGAAGCCCTTGCTCGGATTCGACGCCTGCGTCTGCCCAAAGGCAATCCACTGGAAATCGCCCGCATTGCGGGCATTGCCGCTGCGAAACGTACCGCCGATCTCATTCCTCTGTGTCACCCTTTGCCCTTGACCTACATTGATGTGGAGGCGAGCCTGTGCGAGAATGGGATCCAAATCTCGACCCGGGTGACAGCCGCTTCAAAGACCGGCGTCGAAATGGAGGCGCTGACCGCCGCAGCGGTCGCTGCCCTCACGGTTTATGATATGTGTAAGGCGGCCGACCCTGCCATGACCATCACAGACTTATTCCTCGTCGAGAAAACAGGTGGTCGCCGCGGGCACTATCGGCGGGGCCTTGGGTTCATGAAAAAATGAAAACTGGCGTTCGTATTTTGCTTGTCGAGGACAATCCAGCTCTCCTCGACCTGATGCGCAAAGGCATGGAGCACCTGGGCGAGGTGACCACCGCCAATGACGGTGCCGATGCCATTCGTAAGGTATCTGAACAACAACCTGATCTTGTCGTAGCTGATTATCGCATGCCCAATGTGGATGGGGCGGCTCTCTTTGAAAAGTTGCGCAACTCGGAAGCAACTCGCCAGATTCCGCTCATCTTTGTGGCTAGCCGAAAGGACATCGAGGAGCGCCTGCAATTGATGGCCGGCACTGTCGAAGATTACATCGTCAAACCTTTCTTTTTGAAAGACCTTGTCTCACGCGCCAAGAAGGTAGTAGATCGCATTCGTTTGGAGAAGCTCCAGCGGGGGGCTACGCGCCTGGGTGTCATTCAGGGCCGGCTGGAGGAGATGAACGTCATTGATCTGTGCCAGTCTCTCGAAATGGGACAAAAATCTTGCCGGCTGACCCTTCGCAGTGGTGGAAAAGAGTGCTCGCTTTTTTTTCAGAACGGTCAGATTCTCGATGCTAGCCTTGATACTTCTCGCGGGGATGATGCTTTCTACCAGATTGTTCTTTGGAATGAAGGGGAGTTCGAAATTGATTTTTCCATGGCCCCTTCGCGACAGACTACCACTCGCTCAACCCAGGGCCTTCTTATGGAAGCTCTCCGGCTTGTAGATGAAGCCAACCGTGGCGCCGTCCAAAGTTGACGTTCGCGTCGCTGTGCTGACCGTAAGCGATTCTGCCTCGCGTGGCGTCCGCCCCGATCTATCCGGCCCTGCCGTCGCCCGCCGAGTTCGCAAACTGGGCTGGCGGGTCGTATTCAGAAAAGTTGTTCCGGATAGCTTTCCGGCGATTCGTCGGACGTTGCTGGCGTGGTCCAAATCGCGCCGGGTGGATATTATCTTGACGTCGGGCGGAACCGGACTGGGTTTGCGTGACGTTACGCCTGAAGCTACTGAGTCCGTTCTCGGTCGCCTCATCCCGGGTCTCGCTGAACTGATGCGCCGCACAGGCCAGCGCCACAGCAAGTTCGCCCCTCTCTCTCGCGCCCTTGCCGGCACCCGCGGTG contains these protein-coding regions:
- a CDS encoding DUF4388 domain-containing protein; this translates as MKTGVRILLVEDNPALLDLMRKGMEHLGEVTTANDGADAIRKVSEQQPDLVVADYRMPNVDGAALFEKLRNSEATRQIPLIFVASRKDIEERLQLMAGTVEDYIVKPFFLKDLVSRAKKVVDRIRLEKLQRGATRLGVIQGRLEEMNVIDLCQSLEMGQKSCRLTLRSGGKECSLFFQNGQILDASLDTSRGDDAFYQIVLWNEGEFEIDFSMAPSRQTTTRSTQGLLMEALRLVDEANRGAVQS
- a CDS encoding MogA/MoaB family molybdenum cofactor biosynthesis protein; the encoded protein is MAPSKVDVRVAVLTVSDSASRGVRPDLSGPAVARRVRKLGWRVVFRKVVPDSFPAIRRTLLAWSKSRRVDIILTSGGTGLGLRDVTPEATESVLGRLIPGLAELMRRTGQRHSKFAPLSRALAGTRGACLIVNLPGSPAGAVQSLAAIARLLPHVVLLLRGQDPHSHR
- the moaC gene encoding cyclic pyranopterin monophosphate synthase MoaC yields the protein MAKLTHFGKEGSIRMVDVSGKGATRRSARAQAFVQIRPEALARIRRLRLPKGNPLEIARIAGIAAAKRTADLIPLCHPLPLTYIDVEASLCENGIQISTRVTAASKTGVEMEALTAAAVAALTVYDMCKAADPAMTITDLFLVEKTGGRRGHYRRGLGFMKK